The sequence below is a genomic window from Candidatus Methanoplasma termitum.
GACTGGCTGGGGGTAAAGATACACGAAAGCATCACTCAATCAGACAGGTTCGAGATCTATTACGAGATCACAAGAGAACTGATCGATAAAGGACACGCATACGTCTGCACCTGTAAGGGCGACGATTGGAGGGAGATGAAAGAGGATGAGAAGGAGTGCCCATGCCGCAGCCTCCCCATAAATGTTCAACTGGAAAGATATGATAAACTGCTTAACGGAGAATACGGCGAAGGAGATGCCGTTGCCGTTGTGAAAACGGAGCTTGATCATCCCAACCCAGCCATCAGGGATTTCGTTGCGTTGAGGGTAGTAGACCATCCTCATCCGAAAACGGGGGACAGATACCGTGCATACCCGATGATGAATCTGTCTGTTGCGATAGACGATCATCTTCTCGGTGTTACCCACGTCATACGCGGAAAGGACCACCTGAACAACACTCTCAGACAGGAATACATCTTCAATTACTTCGGCTGGAAAAAACCTGAGTACTACCATTATGGTTTGGTGAACATACCGGACGCTGTTCTGAAGACATCGTTGATCAAAGAAAGCATCCGCTCGGGAGAGTACAGCGGATGGGATGATGTCAGAACTGGAACTGTAAGAGCCATCGAAAGAAGAGGGATCAGGCCGGAAGCGGTCAGGAGATATTGGGTCGAGAGCGGAATAAAATCAGTCGACATTCAATTTTCTTGGGACAACCTTTACGGAATGAACCGCGACATCATCGATGATATTTCAAACAGGTATTTCTTCGTAGCCGACCCGGTAAAATACAACATCGAAGGCGTTGAAACAATTGACGGTCATGCACCGCTCCATCCCGATCACCCGGAGAGAGGTAGCAGGAATTACCGCCTTAGCGGGAAAAAGACCGTGTCGATCTCGTCCGAGGATTCGAAGGTTTTTGCAGAGCACAAACTCATAAGACTGAAAGACCTCTGCAATCTTGAGTACGGCACACCGGCAAAATTCGCAGGCAATGACCTGTCTTTGTTAAAGAAGGGTGCCAAGGCTGTTCAGTGGGTGGGGAAGAACGGGATCAAAACAGAATTGTACATGCCTGACGGAAGCATTATACATGGGATGGCCGAAGATGCGATCCTGAAGGAGAGCAAAGATACGGTCCAGTTCGAGCGTGTGGGCTTCGTCAGGATCGAGGCTAAGAAAGACAATGGAATAAGAGCGATATTCACACACCGCTGATCATTCGCTTGTGTCGATAAAAACAGACGATGCCAGATCTGCCGGCAGAGCTACCACGGACTCCCCAAGATCGACAATGGTGACGTTGTTGCTGTACGGGTCCGGATCCATTGTGAGCTTGCGCCCGGGTATGAATCCCATCATCATCAGCTTCTTGATTACCTTCGAATCATTGTTCTTAAGGTGGGATATCACCCCGTGTTCTCCGGGATTCAGATCCGACAGAGACGCTGTTATGCGGATCCCTTCCGATAACACGGCATTGCATGGTGTGGAACAGCTCTGACAATCGCTGTCGACCTGTATTCCCAGCATCTGGCACATCTTGATGGCCGATTCCTCGGATAATGCATGCTCCAGCCTACATGCCTCATTATGTGCCGTTGTTTTATCCACATTCAGGAAATTTATCAAGAAGTTCTCTAACACATGATGCTTCTTCCGAATGACCCTTGCATAATCAAGACCCTCTTCGGTCAGTTTCACACCGTGGTATTTCTCATATTCAACAAGCCCTTCGCTCGAAAGGATCTTAAGCATCTCTGTAACACTGGCGGGTGCGATATTCATATATGACGCCAATTCGGTGGTTCTTGTGGCATTCTCGCCCTCTGTCAGCCTGAGTATGTTGATGAGATAATCCTCACGATTCTGGGTGGTCATCAGTTCAATATCTTCTGGAAGGTAGATAAAAGTTAGGAATATCGCTTTTAGATCATATTCAAAAGGTTTGGCTGCCCCGCCGCAATGCGGGGCAGTCTTGATCAGAGTTTCTTGCCGATTGCGGCAGCCTCGTCGAGGATGGCTTTGTTCTTCGATGCCTCGTCCGGGGCGTTGCCGCCTGTGAATACCATCTTGCCGACTGACACGAACTTGAAGTAGTTAACCATACTCTTCTCCAACTTATCAGCCAACGCTTTTGCACCGTCGACGCCGCCTCCGCAGCTGACCACAACGGCGAGTTTCTTCCCTGGATCTATATTTGATGCCATTCCGGCTCCTAGGAAGCTGTAGAATCTATCCTGGAAGAGTCTGAACTGTCCACAGGCCTCTCCGAAGTAGTCCGGGGTTGAAAGGATCACTCCTTCAGCTTTCCTCATCTCATTCAGGATCTCGGCATGGTCATCTTTCACCACACAGCCGACGCTCTTCTTGCAGCCCATGCAAGCTTGGCAGCCTTTCGCATTGGAAAGTTTGTTAAGATAGTAAATTTTAACATCCTTTCCGTTCTTTTTTGCTGCATCGGTCATTGCCCCCACTATCGCATTCGAATTGCCTTTTCTAGGACTGGCTACTATAGCTACTATTGACATAATATCGCCACTATCAAAATGATAGTTAAAGTATATAATTATTGTTAGTTAATAATAAATATCAAAATTGTATAGTTATTGTCATGGGGAACAAATCTAATGCGCCAAGGATGGATTGCGCCTTGGATGCGGCGATGGCTGTCATAGAGGGAAAATGGAAAGCTGCGATACTCTGCAAACTTTGTGTGAAGGGCACCTTACGTTTCAACCAGCTGATGAAAGAGCTTGAGGTCGTTTCACCGAGAATACTCACAAAACAGCTGAGAGAGATGGAGAAAGATGGGCTTATAATCAGGGCCGTCAAATCAGAGATACCTGTGGGTGTAGAATATTCAATTTCCGAAAAAGGATTGACACTGATCCCGGCATTGAAGATCCTCGCCGAATGGGGAGTGAACAACGTTCTCAGATACAACGTTAAACTTGATGACAGCATTATCCTACCCCACAAAGAAGACCAGAGTCCGTTTCGCTCAGCAGATGCTTAATAGGATCGATGGCTCATTTCATACTGTTGACCTTTTCTATCAGTATCTCTGTGATCTTCGGGTCATCTCCGATCGGAGTGGCGTACTTCACTTTCATCATCCTGCCGTTTATCTTTACGGAGCCGCGTGTGCCATTCTCGGGCACCCCTATCTTTTCGGGTATATCTTTTGTAAGGTGTATGCCTGATGCTATGAAAAGCGGCAAAGCGGTTATCGTATCCACTCCGTCCGCAGCCATTCTCTCCAACGTCTCCTCGATCGACGGTAGCGATATCTCATTGAATCCGATGTAGACGTTCTTGAATCCTTTCTCCCTCATGCGTTTAGCATGAAGTTCCATTATCTCTTTGTTGAAGTTCAATTTCGAGCCGTGTCCGATTATGATTATTCCTTCTTTCATTCTTACATCTCCGTCATCTTCTTTATTGCGGCGATCATTTCCTCGAACGTCGCCTTGACCGGAACTATATCTGCCCATATCCCGAGTGATGCCAGCATATCAGTTGTTGGTTTTCCTATGGCGGCGACCTTTGATCTTTTGAACATATCTTTGGCATCTATCCCTCTTTTCTCCGCCGCCTCGACAAAAGAACTTGCAGAGAGCGGGCTTGTGAATGCGAACACATCTACCTTGCCAAGCCTTCCCGCATCTAATATCTTATTCAGATGCTTCGGGTCGACAGGCTTCAGACTGTATGCGATGAAATCCACGACCTCTGCGCCCATGGCCCTGAGGCCTTCGTCCAGGACGCGTGAGCCATGGTCCGACCTTATAAGTATTATCTTCTTTCCCTTCACAGAGCCGTGCAGATGCTCCACTATGCCTTCGGAACTATATTCTGAAGGCATTGTGTCCGTGGCCACTCCGAGACGCTCCAGAGCTTTCGCCGTCCCCGGCCCGATGGAAAGTATGTGTGCATCTCTCATCGAATCTTTGAAAATGGGTGATCTTCCGCACTCCTCTGCGGATGTGGGGGATGTGAACACCACAACGTCGTTCTCGCTTATTGTACGGAACAACTGCTCCATATCTTGGATACTGCATGGGATTATCTCCAGAGATGGAGCGGCCATCACGGTGAATCCCGCGGCCTCTGCTGCCTTTATCGATTCTTTAAGTCTTCTTTCGGGTCTCGTAAAGGCAATTACTGTCAATACAGGTCCCCCAGAACGCTCCGCTGTGTCACCACATCTCCGATGAGGATTATCCCCGGGGCCTTCATCTCCTTTATTTTTATCATCGAAGCCAGCTCGGACAGCGTGGATACCTCCGTCCTGTAACGACCGCGCTCATTCACAACGGCTGCCGCAGGTGTATCTCTTTTCATCCCTCCTTCCATCAACTCAAATGAGATGCGCTCTGCGTTGCTCATTCCCATCAAAATAACAATGGTCCCGTCCGTTTTTGCAAGTTTTCTCCAGTCGACCTTATCCTCAGAGCGGTCGGCCCTTTCGTGGCCTGTGGCGATAGTCACATAGGAGGCGTTGTCTCTGTGCGTGAGCGGTATCCCGGCAAGTTCCGGCACGGATATCGACGATGACACACCCGGAACAACGTGCACTTCGATCCCGGCCTTCCTAAGCTCGGCGACCTCCTCGGCCCCTCTTCCGAAAAGGAACGGATCCCCTCCTTTCAAACGGACCACGTCCTTTCCTTCGCTCGCAAGTCTGACCAATGTCTCATTGATCTCTTCCTGGGTCATCTTATGGTTTCCGCCGCGTTTGCCAGCGTCGATCAGCTCGGCACCCTTACACTCCTTTAAGATATCTGGGTCTATGAGCGCATCGTGCACGACCGTTTTTGCTGATCTCAGCAGTTCCAGTCCCCTGACCGTGATCAGACCTATGCCTCCGGGTCCGGCCCCTACAAGATATACTTTTCCTTTCATTGAACCGCCCCCTTCAATATTGCTGCGATGTGCTCAAGTTCGGACAATTTATATTTAGCCGATAACACGGAGTCATACTTCCTTATTGTTTCCCCATCAAAGAACGTCGCCCTTATTCTCAATCCGTCTTCCTGTTTTTTTGCGTTTATTCCGATCGGTGACGAACATATACCGCCCATGATCCTCATGATCTTCCTCTCTGCTTCCGTCTCCGTCCTTGCGTCCTTGTCATCGATCTTGCCGAGGGTCTCTACGATTTTCTCATCGGACGATCTGCAGGCGATCGCGATCGCGCCCTGCCCGGGCAGGCACAAAATCGTCCAGTTCGAGGGTGTGCATCTCTCTTCTTATACCGAGACGCTCAAGTCCGGCCTTTGCCAATATTATCGCATCGTATTTTCCGGAATCGAGTTTTCTCAGTCTCGTATCGATATTTCCCCTCAACCCCACCACTTCAAGGTCGGGGCGGACGCTTTTCAGGATGAAATTCCTCCTTACGGAAGATGACCCTACGACCGCTCCGTAAGGGAGGTCTTCAATGCGCATCGGCAGGATGACATCCTCAACGGGAGCCCTCGGAAGTACGGCACCTATTATTATCTCGGTTCCTCTGAACACCGGCATATCCTTCATTGAATTTACCGAAACGTCAATATCTCCTGCTAGAAGGGCGTTATCCAGTTCCCTCACAAATGCTCCGTACCCTCCCATATCTTTCAGTTCGGTCGTTTGGTCTATATCGCCGGATGTTTTGACAGCCTTCACTTCCATCTTCTCATCCGAAACGGCGGCCATCAGCTCCATAAAAATGTCGGTCTGAGCAAGTGCCAGTCTGCTGTCCCTTGTTCCTATTATCAAAAGATGCACCTCATGTTCTTATCGAATTCTTCGGCGATCTTTTTCAATGCAGGCCCATGTTCGGTCGAGAGGAAGCTTACTTCGAGTGCCGACGGCGGCAGATATACTCCTGCGTCCAACATGAGTTTGAAAAGCCCGAAAAACGTTTTCCTGTCGCACTTCAATGCGTCTGCCGCATTGCGAACAGAATCCACTCCGAAAAATATCTGGAACATCGATCCGACAGAGTTGATCGTCGCCGGGATATTGTTATCCTCTATCGAGTCGGATAAAGATGATGCGAGCTCAGAACCCATCTTGTTCAATGCGGCGTACCGTTCACGTGTCATCTCTTTCAGCGTAGCCGTTCCGGCCACGGCTGTCAGCGGGTTCCCCGAGAACGTGCCTGCCTGGTACACAGTTCCCGCCGGAGAAAGGTTCTGCATTATTTCTTTTCGTCCTGCCAAAGCTCCTGCGGGAAGTCCCCCTCCCATTATCTTTCCCATTGTGCATAGGTCAGGGATGACATTGTACAGTTCCTGCGCCCCGCCTGCAGAAAGTCTGAATCCTGTGATCACCTCGTCAAAGATCAGGAGAACTCCGTTTTTCTTGGTGATCTTCCTTATTTTCTGCAGATAATCTTTCTTTGGTGGCACTATTCCTACATTCCCAAGTACCGGCTCCATTATGACCGCGGCAATGTCGTCGTTTTTCTCAAGCATGGATTCCATCTGTTCCTCTGAGTTGTACTCGACAACATAGGTACAGGATGCCGTCTCCGAAAGTATCCCGTTCTTCAGCGACCGCTGCGTATTGTCGGAGAGGACGGCATCATGCGAGCCGTGGAACCCTCCGTTCATCTTTACTATGCCACGTTTACCGGTGTAACCTCTGGCCAGGCGTATGGAATGCATCGTTGCCTCTGTTCCGGAGTTCACCAGACGGACCATTTCGGCACACGGCATTCTTTTTGAGATCTCTTTTATCAGTTCCCTTTCCTGAGGCGAAGGCGTACCGAACACCGTCCCCCTTTCAGTCTGTTTTTCAACAGCCGACACGACCGCCGGATGGGAATGTCCCAGTATCAGTGGGCCGTATGCCATGCACAGGTCCACATACTCGTTCCCGTCAACATCGGTCACACTGCATCCCTTCCCGCTTGCCATATATACGGGGCTGGGTTCGAACGCTCTGACGGGACTCGATACGCCACCGGGGGTCAGATCCCGCATCTCCTGATGATAGCGGAACGATGTTCCCCTGTTCATTTCTTCAGCTCCTTCAGAACCTCTTCGGCGAAATAAGTTATCAAAATATCCGCACCGGCCCTTTTTATGGATATCAGTGATTCCATCATTGTCCTGCGCTCATCCAGCCAACCGTTTGCGGCCGCTGCCTTGATCATGGCATACTCGCCCGAGACCTGATACGCCGCGATCGGAATACAAAGTTCATTCTTTGCCTGCTTTATCACATCGAGATATGGCATTGCCGGCTTTACCATTATTATGTCCGCTCCCTCTTCGATATCTCTGCGCATCTCGGTCATCGCTTCTCTTCCGTTTGCCGGGTTCATCTGATAGGTCTCTCTTCCGTAAGCTGAGGGCGCGGAGTGAGCTATATCTCGGAAAGGACCGTAGAACCCGCTGCAGAATTTTGCGCTGTACGCCATGATCGGGACCTCTTTGTGCCCGGAATCGTCCAGCGCCTCTCGTATATTCATTATCTGACCGTCCATCATTCCGCTGGGAGCGATCATGTGCGCACCTGCGTCTGCGAGAGATTCTGCGATCTTTCTGTATTTGATCAATGTGAGATCATTGTCGACGCCGTGTTCACACACTATCCCGCAGTGCCCGTGGTCGGTATATTCACACATACAGAGGTCGGCTGCCACGAGCAGGTCTGAGGTAGATTCGATCTTCCTTATTGCGCTTTGCACCACACCGTTCTTCGCGAATGCACCGGATCCCTCCGCATCCTTACGTCTGGGTATTCCGAAGAGCATGACCGCATTGATCCCCGCAGAGTACAGCCTTTCTGACACCTCTGCAGCTTTGCTCAGAGGGTATGTCGGAACACCTGGCATTGAATCAGTATATTTGATGGAGTCCAAAGACTCATCGAAGAACAACGGGAGCATAAGGTCGTTCGGATGCAGCCTTGTCTCGGTGAGCATGTTCCTTATCATTTCATTCGAGCGTCTGCGCCTCATCCTGTCAGTTGGGAACATTATTTCACCTCCAGTCCGAAAAGATATTTTGCCGCATCGATGATATCGTACTCTCCGTTGACCGAAGAGTTCCTGAGCTGCTCATATGCGTCAAAAAGTAACTTTGACACTATCGCCCTCGACATGTCCTCAAACACTTCGTCTATATCAGCGGTTACAGCCCTTTTCTTTGCCCTCAATAATTCTTCTTCTCTTATGGCCGCCGCTTTCCTGCTTATCTCTCCGATGATATTGTCTGCCTTTTCCGTCAGGTGGTCAACGTCCATCTTGGCGATCTCCTCGCTGACGATACGTTCGGCCTCCGTGATCTCGGACATCCTTTTCATCATGTTCTCTGCGGCCACTCCCTGGAGTCCGTCCATTGATTCCAATGATATCCCGGGGATCTCTCCAACGCTGCTGTCTACGTTCTTTGGTACAGAAACATCCACGATCAAAAGTGGTCTTCTGCGGTTCCCCGCCGATCTTATCGTCTCGGGAAAGATCAGTGGGTGCGGCGCCTTGGTGGCAACGAACATCACATCGCTGTCGGCGATAGCCGATGGGAGATAATCCAAGCTGAAGGCCGTGCCTCCGGTCATGATCGCAAGCTCCGATGCTCTGTTGAATGTGCGGCTTGACAGGAATATGGCACTTGTGCCCTTATCCATAAGGGCCTTTGCTATCGTTGTAGCAACGCTTCCCGCGCCTATTATAGTGATGGTCTTGTCTTTCAATCCGCCTACTCTCTTCTCTGCCAATTCCACCGCTGCGGACCCGACAGATAACGAACAGTCGCTTATGCGTGTCTTTGCCCTTACTCTCTTACCTAACGCAAGAGCCCTGTCGAAAAGCTTTGATAGGTATTTGGAAACGTGCCCTTCCACCTTTGCCCTCACATATGCATCTCTGACCTGCCCCTGTATCTGGTCCTCGCCAACAATGAGAGAATCAAGGCCGCATGATACTCTGAAAAGGTGTCTTATGGATTCTTTTCCCTGAAGAATGAACGGTATGTTCTGTTCTTTCGAACGGGGGACCGTGTTCTGTACAAATGATTCTAACTCTTTCCTCACCGTTTCAACATTGTCCGTCCCGACATATATCTCAAAACGGTTGCACGTTTTCAGCATAACGTATTCATTCTCTCTGGTCGTGCTCACAAGATACTTAGGGATGTTGGATTCCATCACCTGAGCGATGTTGCTCATGGCTTCGACGCCTGCGCATGAATGGGTTACGTGGAGACTTATTATCACTTCGGCACCCCCAGCTCTTTGACCCTGTCCGTTGCGGATAATACGTCCCCGTCTGCGGCATATCTCCTCACTTCAGGATCGTGGGCCACTCTTTTCAGGAATTCGGAACGTTTCTTCTGTGTTCCTTTACCGGCGCACATGATCCTTGCTTCAAATAAAATGTCATACATTGCGTCAAATCTCCCGTCCAGAAAGGTCTCAAGCTCTTCTACAACGAAAGGAGGGAATGCCGGAAGCTTTCCGTTCGTTGAAACTGTGACCAAATATCTCCCTCTGTCCAGAACTGACGGTATCAGTATGTTGCCTCCGCCGTGGGCGGAATTGATGTAGAGGCCTTGGCTCAAAGCGTGATCTCTTATCTCAGAATTCATTGTTTCGTTGTCTGTGGCCATGACCGTGATATCGAAATCACTCATCATTTCACATATTTCGAGTACGGTCACCCTCTTTTTTATTACATTTTTGGCAACGTCCGCTATCCCCTCCATGGTCTTTTCCGCTATCACGGTTATATCTGCGCCTTCAAAATGCATGCACTTCCGAAGGGCTACCGGCCCTCCGCCTACAACAAGCACCCTGAGGCCATCTGGGGATACCAACAGAGGGATCATTACACCTGCGCCTCCAGGCAGAATGCGATCTTTTCCTTTTCATTTATCATTTAATGTCACTTGGATGTATTATCCAACTATGAAAAGCATTCTTTATATTTATATTGGATGTATACTCCAATATACTGATACTTATTAACTTTCTTCTTTTAAGTCTTTGAAGGGAGTCAATGGTTCGGATGTGTTCCGAATTGCACTTTCTTCAAACTTTCTTTATCTTTATCAGATACACATTGATAGAGAAGAAAGCTACGCAGAAGCATAACAACACAAAGAGAGACATCCAGGGAAAATCCCAACCTAAGGATGATGCTCTTGCAGTAACGCTTGAATGCGTAAGAGGCAGCGCATACAGTACAGCCTTGAACACTGACGGAAGTCCGTCGACCGCAAAGAAGGTGCCGCAAAGGAAGGTCATCGGGAGGATCACCAGATTGCTGAACAATGCTATTGCCTGATGCGTGTTCGCCAAAAAGGCTGCGGTAACACCCAAGAATGCAAAGGTAAAACATGACAGAAGGATGGAAATTGCAAAAAGAGGAGTGAAATGCAGATGTTCCGGGGACAATGCGATCCCTATCGCAAATATTATGCCGCTGCTGATCAACCCTCTGATCACTCCGTGCATAGACTTCCCCAGCACTACGGCGGGTATGCTCACCGGACACATCAAGGTCTCATCCAAAGAACGATAGTATAAGCGCTGGACGTTAAGTCTTGTGGAAACAGCGGAGAATGATGCAGATAATGAAGACAGCGCCGCGATACCCGGTATGATGAACGCAATGTACGGGATGCCGTCGACATCGATGTTCTTCACCATCCCGAGTCCGAAGCCGAATGCCAAAAGATACAGCAAAGGACTCATTATTGTCGAGACAGAGATGTTCAGTAGATTGTGCCTCATGAATCTCAGGTCCCCCCACATAACGTAGTAGATCTCTTTCAAGAACCCTAACATCAGTCCTCACCCACTTTCTTACCTGTGAGTTCCACGAAACAGTCCTCCAGGCTGGTGTTCCTTATCAGCACGGTATTTCTGTCTCCGAGGGTGGAAACAAAATCATTGGCTTCGTTCCTGGATCGAAAATACCGATAGTGGGTCTTGTGATCCTGACCATAGTACTCCACGGCGGTGGATCCTATTCTGTTGCAGAGATCTGAGGGTGCACCGTATGCTATCAGTTTACCCTTATCTATTATCCCTACCGTATCACACAATACCTCGATCTCTTCTATGTAATGAGAAGTAAGGAATATTGTTGTGCCGTTGTCATTCAGTTGCCTGATCAGGTCCCAAAGAAGTCTTCTGGCCTGAATATCCAGCCCGGCTGTGGGTTCATCCATGAAAAGCACTTTCGGTTCGTGTATCAGCGAACATACGATTGCGGCCCTTTTCTTCCATCCCCCGGACAGAGAATCCACTGTACGCTCCATGTATTCTTCAAGACCGACATGTTTTGCCAGCGTCTCTATTTTTGTCTTCCTTTCCTTTGGAGGTATCTTTTGAAGCATCGCATGGTGCATCATGTTCTCTCTGATCGTCAGATCTTTGTCTAAGCTGATATGCTGCTGAATTACCCCCATCAGCTTCTTCGCTTCCTTTGGATTTTTCAGCACATCGTATCCTCCGACGGATATCTCGCCCTCGGAAAAACTGGTAAGCGTCGAGATCATCCTCACTGTTGTTGTCTTTCCGGCGCCGTTCGGTCCGAGGAACCCGAAGATCTCACCTTCGGCCACTGTAAGATCCAGACCATCCACCGCTGTCTCGTCCCCATATTTTTTTACGAGCCCTTTGACAACTATTATGTCCACAAAACACCTGCCTTAGTGTATTCAGTCTTTGTAGTATATCATTGCATTGCATATAGTGGCGGCGATGTTGCTGCCGCCCTTCCTTCCTTTTGCGACAATGTACGGGATATCGAGTTCCATTATCATCTCTTTCGATTCCACGACGTTCACAAAGCCGACAGGTACACCTATGATCAGGTCCGGCCTTATTTTCCCGGCCTTTATCAGATCATACAAAGCTATCAGAGCTGTGGGGGCATTGCCGCATGCGATCACCAGCGGGCCTTTGATGTTCGCCGCCTTTTCCATTGATACTGTCGCTCTCGTGCAGTTCCTTGATTTAGCTTCAGCGATAACATCCTCATCACTGATGAAACACTTTACAGAGCCGCCGTAGCTTTCGACCTTGGCCTTATTGATGCCGGCTGAGGCCATCTTCGTGTCGGTGACTATCGTTGCCCCTTTCCTGATGACCGATACTCCTATCTTCTCTGCACCGTCTGAGAAAACAAGATTGTCAGCATAATCGAAATCCGCCGAAGTGTGGATACACCTTTTTACAATAGAGAACTTTGGTTCCGGCCATGTCCTTCCGTTAAGCTCGGAAGTTATTATTTCCATACTTCTTTTCTCTATTTCTTCCGGTTTCATTATCTCATAGACCATTTTCTCAACTCCTTATATCTTATATCCTCTCGGGGTGATCATCCTGCCATCCGAAACATATGTCTGGCTGTTGCCTATTACGACCGTACAGAACATGTCCACCTGAGCATAATCTATCCTGCTCATGGTCGTGATCGTTATCTTTTGATCCTTTCTGCCTATATTCCTTACGATGCCCACGGGAGTATCTCCGGAACGGTACTTAAGCAGGACGCTCACTGCATGTTCCAGATAGTCGGTTCTGCTCTTGCTCTTTGGATTGTAAAATGCGATAACCATGTCCCCTATCCCCGCGCAGTCCACTCTCTTCATGATGAGATCAAAAGGCGTCATCAGGTCGGAGAGGCTTATAAGTGCCAGATCGTGCATCAGCGGGGCCCCTAACAAAGATGCCGCAGATGAGGCGGCGGTTATTCCGGGAACTGTTTCTATATCTATTTCAGCGCCCATCTCGTCTGCGATCTGGTATACGATCCCCGCCATCCCGTATATCCCGGAGTCGCCGCTGCTTACCATTGCGACGTTCTTCCCGGACATGGCATCTTCTACTGCCATCCTGCATCTCTCGACCTCTTTCATCATGCCGGTGCTTTTGTAGATCTTGCCGGGAAAGAATTCTTTCAGGATGTCGATGTATGTAGTGTAGCCGGTCACTATATCCGCTTCCTCAATGGCGCTTGCCGCCCTGAACGTCATATCCTCTTTGCTTCCTGGACCGAATCCTACAACGGTGAGTTTTCCTTTCATTCTTCTTTCACAGCCCCTTTTCTGTATCCGGTAGTGAAATATTTGTCATATAGTTTGGACAAACTGTACTCGTCGCCGAGGAATCCACCCACTACCGTGAGTGCGGTCTTCTCGATCTTTGCGTCTTTTACCTTCTGCGCAAGGTCTGTAAGGTCCCCGATGACGATCTTTTGGTCCGGCCACGTTGCTTTGTATACGACCGCGGCAGGTGTATTCGGGTCATAACCTCCCTCGATAAGCGTTGAGCAAAGCTCCTCGATGAATCCGATGCTGAGGAAGATTATCATTGTGGAGTTGTGCCTCGCAAGCTCTATCAGTTTCTCTTTCGGAGGCACCGGCGTACGCCCCTCCATTCTCGTGAGGATGATCGTTTGGCTTACATCCGGCAAAGTATATTCCTTCTTGAGAACGGCTGCGGTAGCAAGGAAAGAGCTCACTCCGGGAACGACCTCATACTCGATCCCAAGCTTATCGAGCCTGTCCATCTGTTCCCTGATAGCCCCATATATCGCAGGGTCCCCTGTATGGACCCGCACTACCCTGAGGCCTTTGTCTGTGGATTCTTTGATCACATCAATGACCTCGTCCAAATTCATGTATGCGCTGTCATGGATGACGGCGGAAGGTTTCGAACCGCTCAGAACATCCGGATTAACGAGCGATCCCGCAAATATTATCACGTCCGCTTCGTTTATCAATCTTCTTCCCTTGACAGTTATCAATTCCGGGTCGCCGGGACCGGCGCCAATGAAATACATCATCTTACTGTTCCCCCATTCTTCTTTATTATCACTGTAGTGAAGTAA
It includes:
- a CDS encoding glutamate--tRNA ligase, which gives rise to MSDDRTEALIRKYALQNAVFFKGTANSKAVVGKVLSENPELRSKAGELTPLIESITADVNKMSLEEQTKMLSDIDPSLMVKEKKERIYLLPELRNAVDGKVVMRIAPGPSGPLHIGHTRVSILNDEYVKRYNGKLIIRYEDTNPEKIDPDAYRMISEDLDWLGVKIHESITQSDRFEIYYEITRELIDKGHAYVCTCKGDDWREMKEDEKECPCRSLPINVQLERYDKLLNGEYGEGDAVAVVKTELDHPNPAIRDFVALRVVDHPHPKTGDRYRAYPMMNLSVAIDDHLLGVTHVIRGKDHLNNTLRQEYIFNYFGWKKPEYYHYGLVNIPDAVLKTSLIKESIRSGEYSGWDDVRTGTVRAIERRGIRPEAVRRYWVESGIKSVDIQFSWDNLYGMNRDIIDDISNRYFFVADPVKYNIEGVETIDGHAPLHPDHPERGSRNYRLSGKKTVSISSEDSKVFAEHKLIRLKDLCNLEYGTPAKFAGNDLSLLKKGAKAVQWVGKNGIKTELYMPDGSIIHGMAEDAILKESKDTVQFERVGFVRIEAKKDNGIRAIFTHR
- a CDS encoding metal-dependent transcriptional regulator, with the protein product MTTQNREDYLINILRLTEGENATRTTELASYMNIAPASVTEMLKILSSEGLVEYEKYHGVKLTEEGLDYARVIRKKHHVLENFLINFLNVDKTTAHNEACRLEHALSEESAIKMCQMLGIQVDSDCQSCSTPCNAVLSEGIRITASLSDLNPGEHGVISHLKNNDSKVIKKLMMMGFIPGRKLTMDPDPYSNNVTIVDLGESVVALPADLASSVFIDTSE
- a CDS encoding flavodoxin family protein translates to MSIVAIVASPRKGNSNAIVGAMTDAAKKNGKDVKIYYLNKLSNAKGCQACMGCKKSVGCVVKDDHAEILNEMRKAEGVILSTPDYFGEACGQFRLFQDRFYSFLGAGMASNIDPGKKLAVVVSCGGGVDGAKALADKLEKSMVNYFKFVSVGKMVFTGGNAPDEASKNKAILDEAAAIGKKL
- a CDS encoding winged helix-turn-helix transcriptional regulator; amino-acid sequence: MGNKSNAPRMDCALDAAMAVIEGKWKAAILCKLCVKGTLRFNQLMKELEVVSPRILTKQLREMEKDGLIIRAVKSEIPVGVEYSISEKGLTLIPALKILAEWGVNNVLRYNVKLDDSIILPHKEDQSPFRSADA
- the cfbA gene encoding sirohydrochlorin nickelochelatase, coding for MKEGIIIIGHGSKLNFNKEIMELHAKRMREKGFKNVYIGFNEISLPSIEETLERMAADGVDTITALPLFIASGIHLTKDIPEKIGVPENGTRGSVKINGRMMKVKYATPIGDDPKITEILIEKVNSMK
- a CDS encoding uroporphyrinogen-III synthase, encoding MTVIAFTRPERRLKESIKAAEAAGFTVMAAPSLEIIPCSIQDMEQLFRTISENDVVVFTSPTSAEECGRSPIFKDSMRDAHILSIGPGTAKALERLGVATDTMPSEYSSEGIVEHLHGSVKGKKIILIRSDHGSRVLDEGLRAMGAEVVDFIAYSLKPVDPKHLNKILDAGRLGKVDVFAFTSPLSASSFVEAAEKRGIDAKDMFKRSKVAAIGKPTTDMLASLGIWADIVPVKATFEEMIAAIKKMTEM
- the cobA gene encoding uroporphyrinogen-III C-methyltransferase → MKGKVYLVGAGPGGIGLITVRGLELLRSAKTVVHDALIDPDILKECKGAELIDAGKRGGNHKMTQEEINETLVRLASEGKDVVRLKGGDPFLFGRGAEEVAELRKAGIEVHVVPGVSSSISVPELAGIPLTHRDNASYVTIATGHERADRSEDKVDWRKLAKTDGTIVILMGMSNAERISFELMEGGMKRDTPAAAVVNERGRYRTEVSTLSELASMIKIKEMKAPGIILIGDVVTQRSVLGDLY